The proteins below come from a single Halostagnicola larsenii XH-48 genomic window:
- a CDS encoding glycosyltransferase family 61 protein, with protein MPLRRVRQKVRDVGVLELLKRGIETGAAPRLFAGKLALDTRISYLERAGLARTPDADAFAFGTEESIALEAPPSSPSELERMAGSFSFEQPFVCRLPTARLVGRDALAVRPDGSFLLETSLGRRDRLEQSLLAEPSLLSRALWRQSALGAPSADDRNLETVCSFVDGCLGGYSHWVLTALPRLEGLRRWEERTGERATILVPNDASSWVLESLEFFGYGSDRITAWNGEPTTVEGLVVPSVRSPEQPRSAYAHRFTYDLSYKLTSPAACRWLQSAAREAASSRRSESRSELEPCPAGRGRRVYISRADADRRRVRNRDELLEALATNGFERYTLSSLSFADQVRLFLEADIVVAPHGAGFANLAFASDCTVVELFGSKVKPTYWLLAGALGLEYEHHLCEAAGDDLRVDVRTVTDSIEARL; from the coding sequence ATGCCACTCCGACGAGTTCGACAGAAGGTTCGCGACGTCGGAGTCCTCGAGTTGCTCAAACGCGGGATCGAAACCGGGGCCGCGCCGAGGCTGTTCGCGGGAAAACTCGCGCTCGATACCAGAATTAGCTACCTCGAGCGCGCGGGGCTGGCCCGAACGCCGGATGCCGACGCGTTCGCGTTCGGTACCGAGGAGTCGATCGCGCTCGAGGCGCCGCCGAGTTCCCCCTCGGAACTCGAGCGGATGGCCGGTTCGTTCTCGTTCGAGCAACCGTTCGTCTGCCGACTGCCGACGGCTCGACTCGTCGGGCGGGACGCGCTGGCCGTCCGCCCGGATGGATCCTTCCTCCTCGAGACCTCGCTCGGCCGGCGCGACAGACTCGAGCAGTCGCTGCTGGCGGAGCCGTCCCTGCTCAGTCGGGCGCTGTGGAGACAGTCCGCACTCGGGGCTCCGTCGGCGGACGACCGGAACCTCGAGACGGTTTGTTCGTTCGTCGACGGCTGCCTCGGCGGCTATTCCCACTGGGTGTTGACCGCGCTGCCCCGGCTCGAGGGCCTCCGGCGGTGGGAAGAACGGACGGGCGAGCGCGCAACGATTCTGGTTCCGAACGACGCGTCGAGTTGGGTCCTCGAATCGCTCGAATTCTTCGGATACGGATCCGATCGAATCACGGCGTGGAACGGGGAACCGACGACGGTCGAGGGGCTAGTCGTCCCGTCGGTTCGCTCCCCCGAGCAGCCCAGGTCGGCCTACGCCCATCGGTTCACGTACGACCTCTCGTACAAGCTCACGTCGCCGGCCGCCTGCCGGTGGCTCCAGTCGGCCGCTCGAGAAGCGGCGTCCTCCCGGCGTTCCGAGAGTCGCTCCGAACTCGAGCCCTGCCCCGCGGGCCGCGGCCGGCGCGTGTACATCTCGAGAGCCGACGCCGACCGGCGGCGGGTCCGCAACCGCGACGAACTGCTCGAGGCGCTCGCGACGAACGGATTCGAACGGTATACCCTCTCGTCGCTCTCGTTCGCCGACCAGGTTCGGCTCTTTCTCGAAGCGGACATCGTCGTCGCACCTCACGGAGCCGGGTTCGCCAACCTCGCGTTTGCGAGCGACTGTACGGTGGTCGAACTGTTCGGGTCGAAGGTCAAACCCACCTACTGGCTGCTCGCGGGCGCACTCGGACTTGAGTACGAGCATCACCTGTGCGAGGCCGCCGGGGACGACCTGCGAGTCGATGTTCGGACCGTAACCGATTCGATCGAGGCACGCTTGTGA